From a region of the Pukyongiella litopenaei genome:
- a CDS encoding IS3 family transposase (programmed frameshift) codes for MPRTRNPYPAEFREQMVALVRTGRSVESLAREYEPCAATIHEWVRQATADDGDDPSSLTSAERDELRQLRREVKQLRQERDILSKAGGLVCTKRRDIAQVFEFMTANQAEYPIQMMSRTLGVSRSGFYAYHSRPPSVRQVADEALSKRIATIHKASKETYGAPRIHAELADEGIFVGRKRVERLMLAKGLRGVSRRKFVVTTERNPRVRPAADLVDRNFYADAPNVLWVADITFVPTWAGFLYLAVVLDAFSRRVVGWAMGTRQRTQLVLDAMNMAVTQRKPSSVIHHSDQGSQYTSVAFGLRCKEMGVRPSMGSVGDCYDNAMCESFFATLECELLERRKFRTKAEARVACFEFIEGWYNPSRRHSALGYKSPINYERTAAEGLESLSP; via the exons ATGCCGAGAACGAGGAACCCGTACCCTGCGGAATTCAGGGAGCAGATGGTTGCGCTTGTGCGCACCGGGCGCAGTGTTGAAAGTTTGGCGCGGGAGTATGAACCCTGCGCTGCCACGATCCACGAGTGGGTCAGGCAGGCAACTGCCGATGATGGTGATGATCCGAGCAGCCTGACCAGTGCAGAACGTGACGAGCTGCGCCAGCTTCGGCGTGAGGTGAAGCAGTTGCGCCAGGAGCGCGATATCCTCTCAAAGGCCG GCGGCCTGGTTTGCACAAAACGACGTGACATCGCGCAGGTCTTCGAGTTCATGACCGCAAATCAGGCCGAGTACCCGATCCAGATGATGTCACGCACGCTGGGGGTGTCCCGCAGCGGGTTCTATGCCTATCACAGCCGCCCGCCGAGTGTTCGCCAGGTTGCCGATGAGGCGTTGAGCAAGCGGATCGCGACGATCCACAAGGCATCGAAAGAGACCTATGGGGCGCCCCGCATTCACGCCGAGCTGGCCGATGAAGGCATCTTCGTTGGTCGCAAGCGTGTCGAGCGGCTGATGCTAGCCAAGGGCTTGAGAGGCGTCAGCCGACGCAAGTTCGTGGTGACCACCGAACGTAATCCAAGGGTGCGCCCTGCCGCCGATCTGGTGGATCGCAACTTCTATGCTGATGCGCCGAACGTGCTTTGGGTGGCCGACATCACCTTTGTGCCGACCTGGGCGGGCTTTCTGTATCTGGCTGTCGTACTGGATGCCTTCAGCCGCCGTGTTGTCGGCTGGGCCATGGGCACACGGCAGAGAACGCAACTGGTACTGGATGCGATGAACATGGCCGTCACGCAGCGAAAGCCATCGAGTGTGATCCATCATTCGGATCAGGGGTCGCAATACACGTCGGTCGCCTTTGGGCTGCGCTGCAAGGAAATGGGTGTCAGGCCGTCGATGGGATCGGTGGGCGATTGTTACGACAACGCCATGTGCGAGAGCTTCTTCGCCACCCTCGAATGTGAGTTGCTCGAACGCAGGAAGTTCCGCACCAAGGCCGAGGCCCGCGTTGCCTGCTTCGAGTTCATCGAAGGCTGGTACAACCCCTCTCGCCGACATTCGGCTTTGGGGTATAAGTCACCGATCAACTATGAAAGGACCGCTGCTGAAGGGCTGGAATCTCTAAGCCCATAA
- a CDS encoding DsrE family protein: MKKRLAAAFMGILVATSALAEGVTHHIAVHVNVDDATVMNVALNNIANLNKYYQEQGDDLVVEVVTYGPGLNMVLAGKSPVADRISAMSLEMDNLTFAACANTHRAMSKKAGEDVVLLDEATMVPSGAVRLVELQEQGYSYLRP, encoded by the coding sequence ATGAAGAAACGACTGGCAGCCGCATTCATGGGCATCCTGGTCGCGACCTCGGCCCTGGCCGAAGGCGTGACCCACCATATCGCCGTTCATGTGAACGTGGACGATGCCACGGTGATGAATGTCGCCCTGAACAACATCGCCAATCTCAACAAGTATTATCAGGAGCAGGGCGACGATCTGGTCGTCGAGGTCGTGACCTACGGGCCGGGCCTGAACATGGTGCTGGCAGGGAAAAGCCCGGTCGCCGACCGGATCTCGGCAATGTCGCTGGAGATGGACAACCTGACATTCGCCGCCTGCGCCAACACCCACCGGGCGATGAGCAAGAAGGCCGGCGAGGATGTCGTGCTGCTGGACGAGGCGACCATGGTGCCCTCGGGCGCGGTGCGCCTGGTCGAGCTGCAGGAACAGGGCTATTCCTACCTGCGACCCTGA
- the soxC gene encoding sulfite dehydrogenase, producing MSYRTSRRALLKGGMAAGAFAATTGTARAAESDPLITEPQFWAQGFGDGVDATPYGLPIEFESDVIRRNVEWLTADTISSINFTPIHALDGTITPQGCAFERHHSGAIELRKDDYRLMINGLVDKPLVFTYDDLERFPRENHVYFCECAANSGMEWAGAQLNGAQFTHGMIHNMEYTGVPLKTLLTEAGLGAAGDLAGKWVYVEGADASSNGRSIPMEKALEDCLVAFKANGEALRKEHGYPVRLVVPGWEGNMWVKWLRRIEVMDAPVEAREETSKYTDTLADGTSRKWTWVMDAKSVITSPSPQSPITHGGGPLVISGLAWSGHGAITRVDVSKDGGKTWQTARLARPGEKRALTRFYLDTDWDGQEMLLQSRAIDDTGYVQPTKDQLREVRGLNSIYHNNGIQTWLVNPDGKAENVEVS from the coding sequence ATGAGTTACCGGACATCGCGCCGGGCGCTGCTCAAGGGCGGGATGGCCGCCGGGGCTTTCGCCGCGACCACCGGCACGGCACGGGCCGCCGAATCCGATCCGCTGATCACCGAACCGCAATTCTGGGCGCAGGGGTTCGGCGACGGGGTCGATGCCACCCCCTACGGCCTGCCGATCGAGTTCGAATCCGACGTGATCCGCCGCAATGTCGAATGGCTGACCGCCGACACGATCAGTTCGATCAACTTCACGCCGATCCATGCGCTCGACGGCACCATCACGCCGCAGGGCTGCGCCTTCGAGCGGCATCATTCCGGCGCCATCGAACTGCGCAAGGACGATTACCGGCTGATGATCAACGGTCTTGTCGATAAGCCGCTGGTCTTCACCTATGACGATCTCGAAAGGTTCCCGCGCGAAAACCACGTCTATTTCTGCGAATGCGCCGCCAACAGCGGCATGGAATGGGCAGGCGCGCAGCTGAACGGCGCGCAGTTCACCCACGGCATGATCCACAACATGGAATATACCGGCGTGCCGCTGAAGACCCTGCTGACCGAGGCCGGGCTTGGTGCCGCGGGCGACCTGGCGGGCAAATGGGTCTATGTCGAAGGTGCCGATGCGTCCTCGAACGGGCGTTCGATCCCGATGGAAAAGGCGCTCGAGGATTGTCTGGTCGCCTTCAAGGCCAATGGCGAGGCGCTGCGCAAGGAACATGGCTATCCGGTGCGGCTCGTGGTGCCCGGCTGGGAAGGCAACATGTGGGTAAAATGGCTGCGCCGCATCGAGGTCATGGACGCCCCCGTCGAGGCCCGCGAGGAAACCAGCAAATATACCGACACGCTGGCCGACGGCACCAGCCGCAAATGGACCTGGGTGATGGATGCCAAATCGGTCATCACCTCGCCCAGCCCGCAATCGCCGATCACCCATGGCGGCGGGCCGCTGGTGATCAGCGGGCTGGCCTGGTCGGGGCATGGCGCGATCACCCGCGTGGACGTGAGCAAGGATGGCGGCAAGACCTGGCAGACCGCCCGACTGGCGCGACCCGGCGAGAAACGTGCGCTGACGCGGTTCTATCTCGATACCGACTGGGACGGCCAGGAGATGCTGCTGCAAAGCCGCGCCATCGACGACACCGGCTATGTCCAGCCCACCAAGGACCAGCTGCGCGAGGTGCGCGGGCTGAATTCGATCTATCACAACAACGGTATCCAGACCTGGTTGGTGAACCCGGACGGAAAGGCGGAGAATGTCGAAGTCTCGTAA
- a CDS encoding transposase: MSAPLPEALRARFKRLIEDGLSGRAAALRLTLSPATGARWARSIRRTGQARVAPQGRPRGKGKLDPHRAFFAEIIGQDGDITMSELAAALLAATGVQAHPNAIGKFLRKLGYTYEKRHWLPPSAATPR, translated from the coding sequence ATGTCGGCACCTTTGCCTGAGGCGCTTCGGGCGCGGTTTAAGAGATTGATTGAAGATGGGTTAAGCGGGCGGGCGGCAGCGTTGCGACTGACGCTGTCACCGGCGACCGGTGCGCGATGGGCACGGTCCATTCGGCGCACGGGTCAGGCGCGAGTAGCGCCGCAGGGCCGCCCCAGGGGGAAGGGAAAGCTCGACCCGCACCGGGCCTTCTTTGCCGAGATCATCGGCCAGGACGGTGATATCACGATGTCCGAACTTGCTGCGGCCCTGCTCGCCGCAACTGGGGTACAGGCCCACCCCAACGCCATCGGCAAGTTCCTTCGCAAGCTTGGCTACACGTATGAAAAAAGACACTGGTTGCCACCGAGCGCCGCCACGCCAAGGTAA
- the soxY gene encoding thiosulfate oxidation carrier protein SoxY, translating to MELTRRETLIIGAAALAVAAVPLRARAATVDDLIAEFTGGADVAEGGVELDAPEIAENGNTVPIEVGAEGASAIMVLAAGNPTPPVATFNFGPLSGASRAKTRIRLAGTQDVIAVAKLADGSFARTSKNVKVTIGGCGG from the coding sequence ATGGAACTGACAAGACGCGAAACACTGATAATCGGGGCGGCGGCGCTGGCCGTGGCGGCGGTGCCGCTGCGGGCGCGTGCGGCAACGGTCGATGACCTGATCGCCGAATTCACCGGCGGCGCCGATGTCGCCGAGGGCGGGGTAGAACTGGATGCCCCCGAAATCGCCGAGAACGGCAACACGGTCCCGATCGAGGTCGGCGCCGAGGGCGCCTCGGCGATCATGGTACTGGCCGCCGGCAACCCGACACCGCCCGTGGCGACGTTCAATTTCGGCCCCTTGTCCGGCGCCAGCCGGGCCAAGACACGCATTCGCCTCGCCGGCACCCAGGACGTGATCGCGGTGGCCAAGCTTGCCGATGGCAGCTTTGCCCGCACCAGCAAGAACGTGAAGGTGACGATCGGCGGCTGCGGCGGCTGA
- the soxA gene encoding sulfur oxidation c-type cytochrome SoxA, whose product MKRTAGTVLAAVLLAAPAFVAADPDDDTLVVNGEIEITTKTAAPAHMQDTGIETIMSGWHFREDETQALQMDDFDNTGMIFVERAQEVWDTPEGSAGKSCASCHDDPAESMRGVRAVYPKWDDDRQEVKTIAMQVNECRSERMGAEPYKYDSAPMAAMEALITVQSRGMPMNVAIDGPARETWEKGKEIYYTRYGQLQLACANCHEDNYGNMIRADHLSQGQTNGFPVYRLKNTKLNTVHGRFKGCIRDTRAETFAPGSPELVALELYVASRGNGLSVEGPSVRN is encoded by the coding sequence ATGAAAAGAACCGCAGGGACGGTCCTTGCCGCCGTGCTTCTGGCGGCCCCCGCCTTCGTGGCGGCGGACCCGGACGACGATACGCTGGTCGTGAACGGCGAGATCGAGATAACGACCAAGACAGCCGCGCCGGCGCATATGCAGGACACCGGGATCGAAACGATCATGTCGGGCTGGCATTTCCGCGAGGACGAAACGCAGGCGTTGCAGATGGACGATTTCGACAACACCGGCATGATCTTTGTCGAGCGGGCGCAGGAAGTCTGGGACACGCCGGAAGGCAGCGCGGGCAAATCCTGTGCCTCGTGCCATGACGACCCGGCTGAATCCATGCGCGGCGTGCGCGCGGTCTATCCGAAATGGGACGACGACCGGCAAGAGGTCAAGACCATCGCCATGCAGGTCAATGAATGCCGCAGCGAACGGATGGGCGCCGAGCCCTACAAGTATGACAGCGCGCCGATGGCGGCGATGGAGGCGCTGATCACGGTGCAGTCGCGCGGCATGCCGATGAACGTGGCGATCGACGGCCCGGCCCGCGAGACCTGGGAAAAGGGCAAGGAGATCTATTATACCCGCTATGGCCAGCTTCAGCTGGCCTGCGCCAATTGCCACGAAGACAATTACGGCAACATGATCCGCGCCGACCATCTCAGCCAGGGCCAGACCAACGGCTTTCCTGTCTATCGCCTGAAGAACACCAAGCTGAATACCGTGCATGGGCGTTTCAAGGGCTGCATCCGCGACACCCGCGCCGAAACCTTCGCGCCGGGCAGCCCGGAACTGGTTGCGCTTGAGCTTTATGTCGCCAGCCGCGGCAACGGCCTGTCGGTCGAAGGGCCGTCGGTGCGCAACTGA
- a CDS encoding cytochrome c biogenesis CcdA family protein, producing MMDVSIVSALVGGLIVFFSPCVLPIVPFYLSYMAGASMSEISAEGELAPGVRRRAFLASVMFSLGIITVFVLLGAAAFGLSKAFRSHQTEFRLVAALIVLVMGLHFLGVLRIGFLNRVFQVEAGDTTNMSVAGAYLVGFAFAAGWTPCVGGVLTAVVFTASTEATAMRGLVLMLVFGFAMTAPFVVASLFIGPFLRFVSRFRRHLPKVEKAMGLLLILFAVLIATDSVNYIAQWMLDTFPVFRNI from the coding sequence ATGATGGATGTTTCGATTGTCAGTGCGCTCGTTGGCGGTCTGATCGTGTTCTTCTCGCCCTGCGTGCTGCCGATCGTGCCGTTCTATCTCAGCTACATGGCCGGGGCGTCGATGTCCGAGATCAGCGCCGAAGGCGAACTTGCGCCGGGCGTGCGCCGGCGCGCCTTCCTGGCTTCGGTGATGTTTTCGCTGGGAATCATCACCGTCTTCGTGCTGCTGGGGGCGGCTGCCTTCGGGCTGAGCAAGGCGTTCCGCAGCCACCAGACCGAGTTTCGCCTGGTCGCGGCGCTGATCGTGCTGGTCATGGGGCTGCATTTCCTCGGCGTTCTGCGCATCGGCTTTCTCAACCGCGTGTTTCAGGTCGAGGCGGGCGACACAACCAACATGTCGGTTGCCGGCGCCTATCTGGTGGGTTTCGCCTTTGCCGCCGGCTGGACCCCCTGCGTCGGCGGCGTGCTGACGGCGGTGGTGTTCACCGCCAGCACCGAGGCGACGGCGATGCGCGGGCTGGTGCTGATGCTGGTGTTCGGATTTGCGATGACGGCGCCTTTCGTCGTGGCGTCGCTGTTCATCGGGCCGTTCCTGCGCTTCGTGTCGAGGTTTCGCAGGCATCTGCCCAAGGTCGAAAAGGCGATGGGCCTGCTGCTGATCCTGTTCGCAGTGCTGATCGCCACCGACAGCGTGAATTACATCGCGCAATGGATGCTCGACACGTTTCCGGTCTTCCGGAACATCTAG
- the soxZ gene encoding thiosulfate oxidation carrier complex protein SoxZ — protein sequence MAKNVRPRVKVPKKAAAGEVITIKTLISHTMESGQRKDSDGNAIPRSIINRFVVDFNGENVLDVTLEPAISTNPYFEFEAVVPEAGEFKFTWHDDDGAVYEDVHAIELG from the coding sequence ATGGCAAAGAATGTACGCCCCCGGGTGAAAGTCCCGAAAAAGGCGGCGGCGGGCGAGGTGATCACCATCAAGACGCTGATCAGCCACACGATGGAATCCGGCCAGCGCAAGGACAGCGACGGCAACGCGATCCCGCGTTCGATCATCAACCGTTTCGTGGTCGATTTCAACGGCGAGAACGTGCTCGATGTGACGCTCGAACCGGCGATCTCGACCAATCCCTATTTCGAGTTCGAGGCCGTCGTGCCGGAAGCGGGAGAGTTCAAGTTCACCTGGCATGACGACGACGGCGCGGTCTACGAGGACGTGCACGCGATCGAACTGGGCTGA
- the soxX gene encoding sulfur oxidation c-type cytochrome SoxX yields MKQIIATVIAVAVPAMAATADETAPADVVNADGIVEQSLTGVPGDPENGAVIMKTKSAGNCISCHEVTALKDAQWHGNIGPVLDGAGDRWEEAQLRAILTDAKSVFPDSMMPSYYKVDGFTRPGDAFTGKAPSGPLEPLLNAQQIEDVIAFLLTQKES; encoded by the coding sequence ATGAAACAGATAATCGCGACAGTCATTGCCGTCGCCGTTCCGGCCATGGCCGCCACGGCGGACGAAACCGCGCCCGCAGACGTGGTCAACGCGGATGGCATTGTCGAACAATCCCTGACCGGCGTTCCCGGCGATCCGGAGAACGGCGCGGTCATCATGAAGACCAAATCCGCCGGCAACTGCATTTCCTGCCACGAGGTGACGGCGCTGAAGGATGCGCAATGGCACGGCAATATCGGCCCCGTGCTGGACGGTGCCGGCGACCGCTGGGAAGAGGCGCAGCTGCGCGCGATCCTCACCGATGCCAAGTCGGTGTTCCCGGATTCGATGATGCCGTCCTACTACAAGGTCGACGGCTTCACCCGGCCGGGCGACGCGTTCACGGGAAAGGCACCCAGCGGGCCGCTTGAACCGCTGCTGAACGCACAGCAGATCGAAGATGTGATCGCCTTCCTTCTGACCCAGAAGGAAAGCTGA
- the soxB gene encoding thiosulfohydrolase SoxB: MISRRDFLQTAMAASAIWGASAYGNWGRLAAQQALTQDQLLEFDTFGNVSLIHITDIHAQLKPIYFREPEVNLGVGPNKGAVPHLTGADFRKLYGIEDGSPSQYALTYDDFSALARAYGRMGGLDRVATVINAIRAARPDALLLDGGDTWHGSYTCHHTQGQDMVNVMNALRPDAMTFHWEFTLGSDRVREIVEGLPFAALGQNIFDAEWDEPAELFEPYRFFERGGVRIAVIGQAFPYMPIANPGWMFPEYSFGIRDQHMQEMVEEVRAQGAELVVLLSHNGFDVDKKMAAQVKGIDVILSGHTHDALPEPVLVGETIIVASGSNGKFVSRVDLDVRDGRMMGFRHRLIPVFSDVIAPDPEIAALIDEQRAPYADKLAEVIGQTDSLLYRRGNFNGSWDDLICDALMSERDAEIAMSPGVRWGPSLLPGQDITREDIFNVTSMSYGAAYRTEMTGEYLKIVLEDVGDNIFNPDPYYQQGGDMVRVGGLGYRIDITKPQGERISDMTLLRSGEAIDPARSYTVAGWASVNEGTEGPQIWDVVENHIRKQKTVSIPPNQSVTVVGA; encoded by the coding sequence ATGATCTCGCGTCGTGATTTTCTGCAGACCGCCATGGCGGCCAGCGCGATCTGGGGGGCGTCGGCCTATGGCAACTGGGGGCGGCTGGCGGCGCAGCAGGCGCTGACCCAGGACCAGCTGCTCGAATTCGACACTTTCGGCAATGTCAGCCTGATCCACATCACAGACATTCACGCCCAGCTGAAACCGATCTATTTCCGCGAACCCGAGGTCAACCTGGGCGTCGGTCCCAACAAGGGCGCTGTGCCCCATCTCACCGGCGCCGATTTCCGCAAGCTCTACGGGATCGAGGATGGCAGCCCGTCGCAATACGCGCTGACCTATGACGATTTTTCCGCGCTGGCCCGCGCCTATGGCCGCATGGGCGGGCTCGACCGGGTCGCCACGGTCATCAACGCCATCCGCGCCGCGCGTCCCGACGCGCTGCTGCTGGATGGCGGCGACACCTGGCACGGCTCCTATACCTGTCACCACACGCAGGGGCAGGACATGGTCAACGTGATGAACGCGCTCAGGCCCGACGCGATGACCTTTCACTGGGAATTCACCCTCGGTTCGGACCGGGTGCGCGAGATCGTCGAGGGGCTGCCCTTTGCCGCGCTGGGGCAGAATATCTTCGATGCCGAATGGGACGAACCCGCCGAGCTGTTCGAACCCTACAGGTTCTTCGAACGCGGCGGCGTCAGGATCGCGGTGATCGGGCAGGCCTTTCCCTATATGCCGATCGCCAATCCCGGCTGGATGTTCCCCGAATACAGTTTCGGCATCCGCGACCAGCACATGCAGGAAATGGTCGAGGAGGTGCGCGCGCAGGGCGCGGAACTTGTCGTGTTGCTGTCGCATAACGGTTTCGACGTGGACAAGAAGATGGCCGCGCAGGTCAAGGGCATCGATGTCATCCTGTCGGGGCACACCCATGACGCCCTGCCCGAACCGGTGCTGGTGGGCGAGACGATCATCGTCGCCAGCGGCTCGAACGGCAAATTCGTCAGCCGCGTCGATCTCGACGTGCGCGACGGGCGCATGATGGGGTTCCGCCACCGCCTGATCCCGGTGTTTTCCGACGTGATCGCACCGGACCCCGAGATCGCCGCGCTGATCGACGAACAGCGCGCGCCATATGCCGACAAGCTGGCCGAGGTGATCGGGCAGACCGACAGCCTGCTCTACCGCCGGGGCAATTTCAACGGCAGCTGGGACGACCTGATCTGCGATGCGCTGATGAGCGAGCGCGATGCCGAGATCGCCATGTCGCCCGGCGTCCGCTGGGGGCCGTCGCTGCTGCCCGGGCAGGACATCACCCGCGAGGATATCTTCAACGTCACCTCGATGAGCTATGGCGCGGCCTATCGCACCGAGATGACGGGGGAGTATCTCAAGATCGTGCTCGAGGACGTGGGCGACAACATCTTCAACCCCGATCCCTATTACCAGCAGGGCGGCGACATGGTGCGGGTCGGTGGGCTTGGCTACCGGATCGACATCACCAAGCCGCAGGGCGAACGGATTTCCGACATGACGCTGCTGCGCAGCGGCGAGGCGATCGACCCGGCCAGGTCCTATACGGTCGCCGGCTGGGCGTCGGTCAACGAGGGCACCGAGGGGCCGCAGATATGGGACGTGGTGGAAAACCATATCCGCAAACAGAAGACCGTTTCCATTCCGCCGAACCAGTCGGTCACGGTCGTGGGCGCCTGA
- a CDS encoding DUF6538 domain-containing protein produces MATIPRLVTRGRTFYFRASVPQDLWDAAGRKEVKISLRTAERSLALMRCRTISNHVDLVVTEARRMVQGQDTAIDQAIRDYFREALDWGQEFADIFAPEAEVDVEDCIATLETRLALLRRRLAVRFCAKTCSSCWTRLGTIPAPSGIGPCC; encoded by the coding sequence ATGGCCACGATACCAAGGCTGGTTACACGCGGGCGAACCTTCTATTTTCGCGCCTCGGTTCCACAGGATTTGTGGGATGCTGCGGGCCGAAAAGAGGTTAAGATTTCGTTAAGGACTGCTGAGCGATCATTGGCTCTCATGCGATGCCGCACGATCAGCAATCATGTTGATCTCGTGGTGACGGAGGCGCGGAGGATGGTTCAGGGTCAGGACACAGCAATAGATCAGGCGATCCGCGACTATTTCCGTGAGGCGCTGGACTGGGGTCAGGAGTTTGCCGACATCTTCGCGCCCGAAGCTGAGGTGGATGTTGAGGATTGCATCGCCACCCTTGAGACACGGCTCGCCCTCCTTCGTCGGCGTCTTGCGGTCCGCTTCTGCGCGAAGACCTGTTCATCCTGCTGGACGCGCTTGGGGACGATCCCCGCGCCCTCAGGGATCGGGCCTTGCTGCTGA
- a CDS encoding thioredoxin family protein: MTRLLTLITALFLACPALAAEIGDDGLHKTGWMRDTFKDLPADLDEANAEGKRLMILVEQRGCIYCARMHENVFPRPEIDSYIRDNFFVVQMNLHGDTEITDFDGESLTEKQAVRKWGLLFTPSALFLPEEVSAGQSAADAAVALMPGAFEAGTTLDMLTWVNEKRYDLDGDEDFQRYHARRIKERGTPD, from the coding sequence ATGACCCGACTGCTGACCCTGATCACCGCCCTGTTCCTGGCATGTCCGGCCCTGGCCGCGGAAATCGGCGATGACGGCCTGCACAAGACCGGCTGGATGCGCGACACGTTCAAGGATCTGCCCGCCGATCTGGACGAGGCCAACGCGGAGGGCAAACGCCTGATGATCCTCGTCGAGCAGCGCGGCTGCATCTATTGCGCACGGATGCATGAAAACGTGTTTCCGCGTCCCGAAATCGACAGCTATATCCGCGACAATTTCTTCGTGGTGCAGATGAACCTGCATGGCGACACCGAGATCACCGATTTCGACGGCGAGAGCCTGACCGAGAAACAGGCGGTGCGCAAATGGGGGCTGCTGTTCACGCCCTCGGCCCTGTTCCTGCCCGAGGAGGTGTCCGCCGGCCAATCCGCCGCCGACGCGGCGGTGGCGCTGATGCCGGGCGCCTTCGAGGCGGGGACCACGCTCGACATGCTGACCTGGGTGAACGAGAAGCGCTATGACCTCGACGGCGACGAAGATTTCCAGCGCTATCACGCGCGCCGCATCAAGGAGCGGGGCACCCCCGACTGA